A region of the Deltaproteobacteria bacterium HGW-Deltaproteobacteria-6 genome:
ACCGACACCGGCTACTGTAAGAACTCCGTGGAACTTTCCGCAAATGCCGATCTGCTGATTTCTGAATGCGCGCTGCTCAGCGGGCAGACCTCCGACTCCTGGCCGCACATGAATCCGCAGCTTGCCGCAAAACTAGCGGTTGAATCAAAAGCAAAAAAACTTGCGCTTACCCATTTCGACGCCGCATTATATACGACCATGGCAAAAAGAGAAAAGGCGCAGGCGCGCGCGCGGATGATATTTCCTGAAACTTTTTCCGTTTATGACGGGCTGAAAATTGATATATAAAAGGCTTTGATGCCGGATGATGCGGCCCAATGATAGCTGCCTTCATGCAACGACCGGATCACGGAAAAAATTTATGTTGATCAACCTGTTTACAATTTTTGCTTCTTCTTTTGTCATTGCCCTGTCCGGCGCTTTGATGCCGGGACCGCTCCTGACCGCGACGATCAGCGAAAGTTCGCAGCGTGGTTTTATTGCCGGGCCGTTGATGATTGCCGGCCATGCGATTTTGGAGCTGGGACTGGTCATTGCCCTGCTTACGGGACTGGCGCCTTTTTTTCAGATGCCGGTTGTTTTTGTGATCAGCGCCCTCGCCGGATCCGCCATTCTTTTGTGGATGGCGTTCGGTATGTTCCGCGGGCTGCCCTCCCTCAGCCTGTCCTGGGAAGGTCAACAAAAAAAGCTGAACTATCCGGTGGTCTCCGGCATCTTAATGAGCATCGGGAACCCTTACTGGATTATCTGGTGGGCGACCATTGGCGTGGGATATATTCTCTATTCCCGGCAGTTTGGCCTCTGGGGCGTGGCTTTTTTCTTTGCGGGGCATATTCTGGCCGATCTGGTGTGGTATTCACTGGTTGCAGCCGCAGTGACCGGGGGAAAACATTTTCTGACGGATCGCCTCTACCGCGGTCTTATTGCGCTGTGCGCCGTTTTTCTGGTGGTGTTTGCAGGCTATTTTGCTTACGCCGGTTGCATAAAGCTCTTTACAATCCTTTCCTGAAAATAACCTGTTGCCTGCGGTTACAAAAAAACCAGCCACTTATTTTCGAACGCCTGC
Encoded here:
- a CDS encoding lysine transporter LysE gives rise to the protein MNLFTIFASSFVIALSGALMPGPLLTATISESSQRGFIAGPLMIAGHAILELGLVIALLTGLAPFFQMPVVFVISALAGSAILLWMAFGMFRGLPSLSLSWEGQQKKLNYPVVSGILMSIGNPYWIIWWATIGVGYILYSRQFGLWGVAFFFAGHILADLVWYSLVAAAVTGGKHFLTDRLYRGLIALCAVFLVVFAGYFAYAGCIKLFTILS